The region CGTCCTCCGACTCCCCGAGCAGCGCCCGCAGCACGTTGGCCCGGTCGGGCAGGTCGCGGGTGCCCGCGCCGCAGCCCACCGCCTCCACGGTCATCCGGGGGAGCGGGCCGAAGGACGACGCCCACGCGGCCGCCAGCGCCGCGCCCGTGGGCGTGGTCAGCTCGCCGTCGCCGTCGCCGTAGACGGGCACGCCGCACAGCAGCAGCGCCGTCGCCGGGGCGGGCACGGGCATCACGCCGTGGGCGCAGCGCACCGTGCCGGTGCCCGTGTTGATCGGGGACACCACCACGCGGTCCACGCCGAGCAGGTGCAGGCAGAGCTCGGCCCCCACGACGTCCACGATGGAGTCTATGGCCCCCACCTCGTGGAAGTGGACCTTCTCCACCGTTGTGCCGTGGACCGCCGCCTCGGCCTCCGCGATCAGGCGGAAGGTCTTCGCCGCGCCGGCCTTCACGGACTCCGGCAGCGCGCCCCGGTCAATGATCTCCAGCACGTGCCGCAGGTGGCGGTGGGGATGGTGGTCGTGCTCCGCCACCCGCACCTCAAAGCGCGTGGCGGCCATGCCGCGCTTCACGGTCTTTTCCGTGAAGATCTCGAAGTCCGGCACGCCCAGCGACGCCAGGCCCGCGTTTAGGGCGCCGAAGTCCGCGCCCAGGTCGAGAAGCGCGGCAACGGTCATGTCGCCGCTGATGCCGCTCAGGCAGTCGAGATACAGGGTTTTCATCGGGCCGATCCGTTCGCAATCCGGACGATGGTGGCCGCCGCCACCCCCGCGCCGAAGCCGTTGTCTATGTTCACCACCGTCATGCCCGTGGCGCAGGCGTTCAGCATGCCCAGCAGCGCCGCGAAGCCGCCCAGCCCCGTGCCGTAGCCGACACTCACCGGCACGGCGATCACCGGCGAGGACACCAGCCCC is a window of Candidatus Hydrogenedentota bacterium DNA encoding:
- the larC gene encoding nickel pincer cofactor biosynthesis protein LarC; amino-acid sequence: MKTLYLDCLSGISGDMTVAALLDLGADFGALNAGLASLGVPDFEIFTEKTVKRGMAATRFEVRVAEHDHHPHRHLRHVLEIIDRGALPESVKAGAAKTFRLIAEAEAAVHGTTVEKVHFHEVGAIDSIVDVVGAELCLHLLGVDRVVVSPINTGTGTVRCAHGVMPVPAPATALLLCGVPVYGDGDGELTTPTGAALAAAWASSFGPLPRMTVEAVGCGAGTRDLPDRANVLRALLGESEDAPAGDADTVAVLETLVDDLSGELTAPAVEAALAAGAVDAFLTPVTGKKGRPAFLLTALCPPELRDAVARSLFLNTTTLGVRIREERRTVLRRDWETVSTPYGEVRVKTAALDGERITAHPEFEDCRALAEAAGVPVRRVADAALAAFQRGEE